One region of Pseudomonas sp. B21-040 genomic DNA includes:
- a CDS encoding MFS transporter, which produces MSTTSNETHDLRMPRKAVTAATIGTALEWFDFTLYGAVSATILPKLFFPAMEPTAGLLASLATFGVGLAARPLGAITCGYLGDKLGRRNLMLATVTMMGLASVLMGLLPTYGQVGIWAPILLVLLRIIQGFALGGESTGAQLMALEHASPERRGRYSGMLGLCSPLSQILANGVLMGLAATLSSEQFESFGWRIPFLMSFVLVVVAIFIRLKVDETPAFVALKKTPAKKEKSPLKSALGSHYKTILRLMLFFCSPAALFYLIVIFSLSYLTKHLGMSQSMGFMSLMVANVCAIFGALAGGYLSDRWGRKKALALGSCMTLLILFVYFPILNTQNVTAIMAIMGLFLGFTQFQSGIQPVAFAEAFPTQVRYSGSALAYTGANLVIGGPMPMIAVWLMSQSNNSPWPLVTLCAVINLISLAMIVIGPETRGVDLNAVAASDAVDTTSAAILSK; this is translated from the coding sequence ATGAGCACGACCAGTAACGAGACTCATGATTTGCGCATGCCTCGCAAAGCAGTGACCGCCGCGACCATTGGCACCGCCCTGGAATGGTTTGACTTCACGCTGTATGGCGCGGTGTCGGCGACCATTTTGCCCAAGTTGTTCTTCCCGGCCATGGAGCCGACCGCGGGGCTGCTGGCTTCGCTGGCGACGTTCGGCGTTGGCCTGGCAGCGCGGCCACTGGGTGCCATCACCTGCGGTTACCTGGGTGACAAACTCGGTCGACGCAACCTGATGCTGGCTACAGTGACCATGATGGGGTTGGCGTCGGTATTGATGGGCCTGTTGCCTACTTATGGCCAGGTGGGTATCTGGGCGCCGATCCTGCTGGTGCTGCTGCGGATCATTCAAGGCTTCGCGTTGGGCGGTGAGTCCACCGGGGCGCAACTGATGGCCCTGGAGCACGCATCCCCCGAACGCCGAGGGCGTTATTCCGGCATGCTCGGGTTGTGTTCACCGCTCAGCCAGATATTGGCCAACGGTGTGTTGATGGGCCTGGCAGCGACGCTTTCAAGTGAGCAGTTTGAAAGTTTTGGCTGGCGAATCCCCTTCTTGATGAGTTTCGTACTGGTGGTGGTCGCGATTTTCATCCGGTTGAAGGTCGATGAAACCCCGGCGTTCGTGGCTCTGAAAAAGACGCCAGCGAAGAAAGAAAAAAGCCCGCTCAAATCCGCACTGGGCAGCCACTACAAAACCATCCTGCGCTTGATGCTGTTTTTCTGCTCGCCCGCTGCGCTGTTCTATTTGATCGTGATTTTTTCCCTGAGCTACCTGACCAAGCATCTGGGCATGAGCCAATCGATGGGCTTCATGTCCCTCATGGTCGCCAACGTCTGCGCGATTTTCGGTGCGCTAGCCGGTGGTTATCTGTCGGATCGCTGGGGCCGTAAAAAGGCGCTGGCCCTGGGCTCGTGCATGACCTTGCTGATCCTGTTCGTCTACTTCCCGATCCTCAACACTCAAAACGTCACCGCGATCATGGCGATCATGGGGCTGTTTTTGGGCTTTACCCAGTTCCAGAGCGGCATCCAGCCGGTGGCATTCGCCGAAGCATTCCCGACCCAGGTCCGTTACTCCGGCTCCGCCCTGGCCTACACCGGCGCCAACCTGGTGATCGGTGGCCCGATGCCGATGATCGCGGTCTGGCTGATGAGCCAGTCGAACAACTCGCCGTGGCCATTGGTGACGCTGTGCGCCGTGATCAACCTGATCTCGCTGGCAATGATCGTCATCGGCCCTGAAACCCGCGGCGTCGACCTCAATGCCGTCGCCGCATCAGACGCTGTCGATACCACTTCTGCCGCCATTCTTTCCAAATAA
- a CDS encoding LysR family transcriptional regulator yields MELRHLKAFVVAADLQHFSRAAEQLGIAQPALSQLMRTLESELGLALFRRENRGVTLTAAGEAFLPHARQSIDSSELAAAAARRARRGEVGEINIGYHSALFEANLPQLLRHYFSSFPEVKVSLVDAGIRMQFDMLLDHKLDLAFARVFKDHLPDRLRTHHFSQSRLVLLIPDNHELAESFTGELATLRHEKFVFLQDVAGIGLTSHTLQACRQNQLHPKNIMYVPSLMSIPGLVAAGIGLSIVPETMTRLTMPGIRIVPLDQPEMVSELSLISRIDERSSAVLHFIEEAHGWG; encoded by the coding sequence ATGGAACTGCGTCACCTGAAAGCCTTTGTCGTGGCGGCCGACCTGCAACACTTCAGCCGGGCTGCCGAGCAGTTGGGCATTGCCCAACCGGCACTCAGCCAATTGATGCGCACGCTTGAGTCCGAACTGGGCCTGGCACTGTTTCGCCGGGAAAATCGCGGTGTGACGTTGACGGCTGCTGGCGAGGCGTTTCTGCCTCACGCGCGCCAATCCATCGATTCCAGTGAACTGGCGGCGGCAGCGGCGCGACGTGCCCGGCGTGGAGAAGTGGGCGAGATCAACATCGGTTACCACTCGGCGTTGTTCGAGGCCAATTTGCCGCAACTGCTGCGCCATTACTTCAGCTCGTTTCCCGAGGTCAAAGTGTCGCTGGTGGATGCGGGTATTCGTATGCAGTTCGACATGTTGCTCGATCATAAACTCGACCTGGCCTTTGCCAGGGTGTTCAAGGATCACCTGCCCGACCGGTTGCGCACCCACCATTTCAGCCAGTCCAGGCTCGTTCTGTTGATCCCGGACAACCATGAATTGGCGGAAAGTTTTACCGGTGAACTCGCGACGTTGCGGCACGAGAAGTTCGTATTTCTTCAGGACGTTGCCGGCATTGGTCTGACGTCTCACACACTCCAGGCCTGCCGGCAAAATCAACTGCATCCCAAAAACATCATGTACGTACCGTCGCTGATGAGTATTCCTGGACTGGTCGCAGCCGGCATCGGCCTTAGCATCGTGCCGGAAACCATGACCCGGTTAACCATGCCTGGCATACGGATAGTGCCGCTGGATCAGCCGGAGATGGTCAGTGAACTGTCGCTGATTTCACGAATTGACGAGCGTTCCAGTGCGGTGCTGCATTTTATCGAGGAGGCTCATGGGTGGGGGTAA